A window of the Thermodesulfovibrionales bacterium genome harbors these coding sequences:
- a CDS encoding CBS domain-containing protein: MARKTVKDIMLDVFEFPHIPYWFSIRQAIEVIKKAILESSKCIRPIVILVFDEKYNLVGTVTHIDILKGLEPKFLKPVIKAQVHEELEVDLSVIWDSLFTTETKKLAEKPVSEIMSQAKFYIEPGDPVTKAAYLMLHHDLILLPVLENKKKLIGVVRIIEVFNELCSEILSQQ, encoded by the coding sequence ATGGCACGTAAAACAGTAAAGGATATCATGCTGGATGTCTTTGAGTTTCCGCACATTCCATACTGGTTCTCAATAAGACAGGCTATAGAGGTTATAAAAAAGGCGATTCTTGAAAGTAGTAAGTGCATCAGACCGATTGTCATTCTTGTGTTTGATGAAAAATATAACCTTGTTGGAACTGTTACACACATTGATATCCTTAAAGGACTGGAGCCTAAATTTTTAAAGCCTGTAATCAAGGCTCAGGTTCACGAAGAATTAGAGGTAGACCTATCTGTTATCTGGGATAGTCTTTTCACCACAGAGACTAAAAAATTGGCAGAAAAGCCTGTAAGTGAAATAATGTCTCAGGCAAAATTTTATATTGAGCCTGGTGATCCTGTTACCAAGGCAGCTTATCTCATGCTCCATCATGATCTAATACTGCTGCCCGTTCTTGAAAATAAGAAAAAGTTAATTGGCGTTGTGAGAATAATTGAAGTATTTAACGAACTGTGCAGTGAAATTTTAAGCCAGCAATAA
- a CDS encoding GntR family transcriptional regulator — MSKVVIDRENPQKLYLQLYEIMLEKIESGEWPVDSQIPTEEELCKIYNVSKATVRLAVAELVRQGYLRRQQGKGTFVCKRIIPEGLVMATSFKELMLEAGISFSTKVLAQTVIMPVEDLDIKLDIPEDKHIIYIKRLRLVDNEPVLLQETYIPYHICHLPLVENLETNSLIEILEKRCGIKITSVQDYIGITYLNEEEGRLLGLPEGSAALLLEQFFYSAQKKIKYTRSIKRPDRFKLFIELERK; from the coding sequence ATGTCAAAAGTAGTCATAGATAGGGAAAATCCACAAAAGCTATATCTCCAGCTCTATGAGATAATGCTTGAAAAAATAGAAAGTGGAGAGTGGCCTGTTGATTCTCAGATTCCAACTGAGGAAGAGCTATGTAAGATATACAATGTAAGCAAGGCAACTGTTAGACTGGCAGTAGCCGAACTTGTCAGACAGGGTTATCTGAGGCGTCAGCAGGGTAAAGGCACCTTTGTCTGTAAAAGAATCATTCCTGAAGGTTTAGTAATGGCAACAAGTTTCAAGGAGCTTATGCTTGAGGCTGGAATAAGTTTCTCTACAAAAGTTCTGGCGCAGACTGTTATCATGCCTGTAGAAGACCTTGATATTAAACTTGATATCCCTGAAGACAAACACATTATTTATATAAAGAGGTTGAGACTTGTTGATAATGAGCCCGTTCTATTACAGGAGACTTATATTCCATACCATATATGCCATTTGCCTCTTGTTGAAAACCTTGAAACAAATTCCCTGATTGAGATTCTTGAAAAAAGATGCGGTATAAAGATTACAAGTGTCCAGGATTACATAGGTATTACCTATCTAAATGAGGAGGAAGGCAGACTTCTGGGACTTCCAGAGGGCTCTGCAGCACTGCTTCTGGAACAATTTTTTTATTCAGCCCAAAAAAAGATAAAATATACACGCTCCATTAAAAGACCGGATAGATTTAAACTCTTTATAGAGCTGGAGAGAAAATAA
- a CDS encoding PEP-utilizing enzyme, which translates to MNIFKKTPHEEPEALFKKKYSAFQNLLNKNNQVLEIMADMEEKLSGEFLFDRHYIESNISALKAGVKEIIDNLNNISKNKYTALYDRFNHIVLSIEKALSRKKEVPVGDLVIPFESIDREMLDFVGGKNANLGEIRNRLKMSTPAGFAITAYGYKRFMEHNGLVEKIKRRLPDLQIDNIEQLNRISREIQYMVISAEIPEDLDIAISEAIEKLKIKRLLTSNLAVRSSALHEDGDFSFAGQYSTFLNVPPELVKSKYKEVMASLFTPQAIFYYKSKGFEEYEMIMSVGVMTMVDAITGGVMYSRNPNSPLDDNIIISAIRGLGKCAVEGVVTPDTYIVSRPHPYTIIEKRIPVQETMLICKPDGGLEEILVPEEMQGRPCLSDEQIKELTDYAVKIEEHYKSPQDIEWAIDKEGRIYILQTRPLRVTQRGGHQQTIPRKIKGYNILLDRGVIACKGIGYGKAFVLKKEEDLKDFPEGAVLVARHTSTKFVTVMNRASAIITDVGGITGHMASLAREFQVPAILDTEIATEIIKQGQEITVDAFNCNVYEGRVEELLRFSKRHEPFKNTELFKTLEKALKWIVPLNLVDPDDPNFKPEFCETLHDITRFCHEAGMNEMFRIKETPSGHFGEARRLLAGIPLSVSLIDLGGGIKQEEKRLLPEHIISVPFNAFFKGLISMKWPEPKPFDTKGFLAMMAHTATIPEQELRKTGEASFAFISKEYMNFSLRLGYHLSTVEAYAGENINDNYIRFFFKGGGAAMDRRLRRIRLITDILKRLDFRVRVIEDIVDAVITKYRQKAIEERLQILGKLTVYTKQLDMVMYNDAITDLYIEEFVNEYLKN; encoded by the coding sequence ATGAATATCTTTAAAAAAACCCCTCATGAAGAACCTGAAGCATTATTTAAAAAGAAGTATTCTGCCTTTCAGAACCTTCTTAATAAAAATAATCAGGTCCTGGAGATAATGGCTGACATGGAGGAAAAACTATCAGGAGAATTTCTTTTTGACAGGCATTATATAGAAAGCAATATAAGTGCTCTCAAAGCAGGTGTTAAGGAGATAATTGATAATCTCAATAATATATCAAAAAACAAATATACCGCCCTATACGATAGGTTCAATCACATAGTCCTCTCTATTGAAAAAGCTTTGAGCAGAAAAAAGGAGGTTCCTGTTGGTGACCTTGTTATACCCTTTGAGAGTATAGATAGAGAAATGCTCGATTTTGTTGGTGGCAAGAATGCAAATCTTGGAGAGATAAGAAATCGGCTCAAAATGTCCACTCCTGCAGGCTTTGCAATAACTGCCTACGGATATAAAAGATTCATGGAGCATAACGGACTTGTTGAAAAGATAAAGAGAAGATTACCGGATTTACAGATAGATAATATTGAGCAGCTTAACAGGATAAGCAGAGAGATACAGTATATGGTTATCAGTGCTGAAATTCCTGAAGATTTAGATATAGCCATAAGTGAAGCAATTGAAAAATTGAAAATTAAAAGACTTTTAACTTCCAACCTTGCTGTAAGAAGCAGTGCCCTGCATGAAGATGGTGATTTCAGTTTTGCAGGACAGTATTCAACATTCTTAAATGTTCCACCTGAGTTAGTGAAAAGCAAATACAAGGAGGTAATGGCAAGCCTCTTCACTCCGCAAGCAATATTTTACTACAAGTCAAAGGGATTTGAGGAATATGAGATGATAATGTCAGTGGGTGTCATGACCATGGTTGATGCTATTACAGGCGGAGTAATGTATTCCAGAAATCCCAATTCACCTCTTGATGACAATATCATAATCAGTGCCATAAGAGGACTCGGGAAATGCGCAGTTGAAGGAGTTGTTACACCAGATACTTATATTGTATCGAGACCTCATCCCTACACAATAATAGAAAAAAGGATACCGGTGCAGGAGACCATGCTTATATGTAAACCAGATGGAGGACTGGAAGAGATCCTAGTTCCTGAAGAAATGCAAGGCAGGCCATGCCTGAGTGATGAACAGATTAAAGAACTTACAGATTATGCTGTAAAAATTGAAGAGCACTATAAATCTCCTCAGGACATAGAATGGGCAATAGACAAAGAGGGAAGGATATATATTCTTCAGACCCGGCCATTAAGGGTTACGCAAAGAGGAGGTCACCAGCAGACAATTCCAAGAAAAATTAAAGGATACAATATACTCCTTGACAGAGGTGTAATAGCATGTAAAGGCATAGGTTACGGTAAGGCATTTGTTCTTAAAAAAGAAGAAGACCTCAAAGACTTTCCAGAAGGTGCTGTTCTTGTGGCAAGGCATACATCAACAAAATTTGTTACAGTAATGAACAGGGCAAGTGCCATAATCACTGATGTTGGAGGAATTACAGGCCATATGGCATCACTTGCTCGTGAATTCCAGGTGCCTGCAATTCTTGATACAGAGATAGCAACAGAAATTATTAAACAGGGTCAGGAAATAACAGTGGATGCCTTTAACTGTAATGTCTATGAGGGTCGGGTAGAGGAATTACTCAGGTTCTCAAAAAGGCATGAGCCATTCAAAAATACAGAACTCTTTAAGACCCTGGAAAAGGCACTTAAATGGATTGTACCGCTGAACTTGGTTGATCCTGATGACCCGAATTTTAAACCCGAATTCTGCGAGACACTCCACGATATAACCCGTTTCTGCCATGAAGCAGGGATGAACGAGATGTTCAGAATTAAAGAGACACCCTCAGGACATTTCGGTGAAGCAAGGAGATTGTTAGCAGGAATACCTCTCAGTGTATCTCTGATTGATCTGGGTGGAGGAATAAAACAGGAAGAAAAGAGACTTTTACCCGAGCATATAATCTCTGTACCTTTTAATGCCTTTTTTAAGGGACTTATCTCTATGAAATGGCCCGAACCAAAACCCTTTGATACAAAAGGTTTTTTAGCAATGATGGCGCACACAGCAACTATCCCCGAGCAGGAGCTTCGCAAGACAGGTGAAGCAAGCTTTGCCTTCATTTCTAAAGAATATATGAACTTCTCCCTCAGGCTGGGATATCATCTATCCACTGTTGAAGCCTATGCTGGTGAAAATATCAACGATAATTATATAAGATTTTTCTTTAAGGGTGGGGGTGCTGCCATGGATAGACGATTGAGAAGGATAAGGCTCATAACGGATATATTGAAGAGGCTTGATTTCAGAGTCAGGGTCATTGAAGATATAGTTGATGCAGTAATCACAAAATACAGACAGAAGGCAATTGAAGAAAGATTACAGATACTCGGAAAGCTTACAGTATATACCAAACAGCTTGATATGGTGATGTATAATGATGCTATTACTGACTTGTATATTGAAGAATTTGTAAATGAATATCTGAAAAATTGA
- a CDS encoding response regulator — protein MAERILAVDDEPDMLKLLSMIIRDKTPYEIITTNNPVEALELAGRGGYDLVIADLKMPGLDGIELLESIKKIDEDIPVIIITAYGTTESAEETMQKGAFDFITKPFRKEHILFTIDRAIKWLRLRRENRLLKEEIEKLKVKRAEGEV, from the coding sequence ATGGCTGAAAGAATTCTGGCTGTTGATGATGAACCTGATATGTTAAAGCTCCTGAGTATGATAATCAGGGATAAGACACCTTATGAGATCATAACTACTAATAATCCAGTAGAGGCACTTGAATTAGCAGGGCGGGGAGGATACGACCTTGTTATTGCCGACCTGAAGATGCCAGGGCTTGATGGTATAGAACTTCTTGAATCGATTAAAAAAATTGATGAAGACATTCCTGTTATTATCATAACAGCCTATGGAACAACGGAGTCTGCAGAAGAAACAATGCAAAAGGGCGCCTTTGACTTTATAACAAAGCCCTTTCGTAAAGAACATATACTCTTCACCATAGATAGAGCTATTAAATGGCTCAGGCTCAGAAGGGAAAACAGGCTTTTGAAGGAAGAGATAGAGAAATTAAAAGTTAAAAGAGCTGAGGGTGAAGTTTAA
- a CDS encoding ATP-binding protein, producing MKIVGSLLTAFKGFPARYLFSFKLRHIKKIVALTVPVLVGIILLLGWMSAKKVREVVINDFNQQQLVLARHAASQIENSLNALKRELLLLSLSPSIQYFEKVFIDKRMAIAFSSIKEEGAFEIRYIEKGGKRVHLVNRDGYRKISPSTEDMNYLKWAGDRKNMGRILITEVFPPIPERNTGPTMSMMVPVWQVSVDEKHPVATNLFSGVMIFNIDVTDLIKRITSGIRSGKTGYAWVIDSKGTFLYHPELEFIGKNAFEARKEKKPTISFARINEIQKEMMLKGKEGTSWYISGWHRGAQGEIKKLIAYAPIRLNEGGNHIWSVAVVAPISEVEGAIHDIQMRQFIMEGIVIMAVIFGGLFIIAMILRWSSSLEREVTEKTGELKKREYQYRSLVEQADDIIFTISPEGTVINMNNYGCNFLRKELKDIAGRHLNDIFPHEVAQLLLKASNQVFSSNIREQITTDLVMDGKIYWLSINFSGLLDEAGNVYKVLAIGRDITERIAMQEQMLHTEKLASMGTLSAGIAHEINNPLAIILGFTDMLLEKTPPDSEFYDILKTIEKQGLKAKKVVESLLSFARAEGQKRIDVDINKNIEEVLSVAGNTLLVNKIKLNLDMAESLPQVRGDPDELHQVFLNIINNAVYAMKGGGILTISTRTVNRGRDVEIRISDTGCGIDKKFRSRIFDPLFTTKEVGEGTGLGLSVSYWIVKKHGGTITFETKTKEESEQPGTTFIITLPAINGAGVQQQK from the coding sequence GTGAAGATAGTAGGCTCTCTTTTAACTGCATTTAAAGGTTTCCCTGCCAGGTATCTATTCAGTTTTAAATTAAGACATATCAAAAAGATAGTAGCCTTAACGGTTCCTGTTCTGGTCGGTATTATTTTACTCCTTGGCTGGATGTCCGCAAAGAAGGTAAGGGAGGTAGTAATAAATGACTTTAACCAGCAACAGTTAGTCCTTGCCCGCCATGCAGCAAGCCAGATAGAAAACAGTCTTAATGCTCTTAAGAGAGAACTTCTTCTGCTTAGCCTCTCTCCATCCATACAATATTTTGAAAAGGTCTTTATAGATAAAAGGATGGCAATAGCCTTTTCAAGTATTAAAGAGGAAGGTGCCTTTGAGATAAGGTATATAGAAAAGGGAGGCAAAAGGGTCCATCTTGTGAATCGAGATGGCTATCGAAAAATAAGTCCTTCAACCGAAGATATGAATTACTTAAAATGGGCAGGGGATAGAAAGAATATGGGCAGGATTTTAATAACAGAAGTTTTTCCCCCCATACCCGAAAGGAACACTGGCCCGACAATGAGTATGATGGTGCCGGTGTGGCAGGTTTCTGTTGACGAAAAGCATCCGGTTGCGACAAATCTTTTTTCAGGGGTAATGATTTTTAATATTGATGTAACTGACCTCATTAAGAGGATAACCAGTGGGATCAGATCAGGAAAAACAGGTTATGCATGGGTTATAGACAGTAAAGGTACCTTTTTATATCATCCTGAATTAGAATTTATAGGAAAGAACGCTTTTGAGGCAAGAAAGGAAAAAAAACCAACTATATCCTTTGCCAGGATCAACGAGATACAGAAAGAAATGATGCTGAAGGGTAAGGAGGGCACGAGCTGGTATATCTCGGGCTGGCACAGGGGAGCCCAGGGTGAGATAAAGAAACTTATTGCCTATGCTCCGATCCGTCTGAATGAAGGTGGCAATCACATCTGGTCTGTTGCTGTAGTGGCTCCTATAAGCGAGGTTGAAGGAGCGATTCATGATATACAGATGAGACAGTTCATTATGGAGGGGATAGTTATAATGGCTGTAATCTTTGGTGGCCTTTTTATCATTGCCATGATACTTAGATGGTCGAGCTCTCTTGAAAGAGAGGTTACAGAAAAAACCGGTGAGTTAAAAAAAAGGGAATATCAGTACCGCTCTCTTGTTGAACAGGCGGATGATATTATTTTTACTATAAGTCCAGAGGGTACAGTGATTAATATGAATAACTATGGCTGCAATTTTCTCAGAAAGGAACTCAAGGATATAGCGGGCAGACATCTCAATGATATCTTTCCTCATGAAGTGGCACAGCTATTACTGAAGGCGAGCAATCAAGTTTTTAGCTCTAATATACGAGAGCAGATTACAACTGATCTGGTAATGGATGGTAAGATATACTGGCTGAGTATTAATTTCAGCGGTCTTCTTGATGAAGCTGGCAATGTTTATAAGGTCCTTGCCATTGGAAGAGATATTACCGAAAGAATAGCCATGCAGGAACAGATGCTTCACACCGAGAAACTGGCATCAATGGGTACCCTTTCTGCCGGAATTGCTCACGAGATAAATAATCCACTGGCAATTATTCTTGGCTTTACTGATATGCTTTTAGAGAAGACACCTCCTGATTCTGAGTTCTATGATATTTTAAAGACAATCGAGAAGCAGGGGCTAAAGGCAAAAAAGGTTGTAGAGAGCCTTTTGAGTTTCGCCCGTGCTGAAGGACAGAAGAGGATAGATGTTGATATTAACAAGAATATTGAAGAGGTGCTTTCAGTGGCGGGCAATACCCTTCTCGTTAATAAAATTAAGCTGAATTTAGACATGGCGGAATCATTACCGCAGGTAAGAGGAGACCCTGATGAACTTCATCAGGTCTTTTTGAATATAATAAACAATGCTGTATATGCCATGAAGGGGGGTGGAATCCTGACCATTTCTACAAGGACAGTAAACCGTGGCCGTGATGTAGAGATCAGAATTTCAGATACTGGATGTGGAATAGATAAAAAGTTCAGGTCCAGAATCTTTGATCCCTTATTTACTACTAAGGAAGTTGGTGAGGGAACAGGTCTCGGTCTTTCAGTATCATACTGGATTGTAAAAAAACATGGAGGAACCATCACTTTTGAGACAAAGACTAAAGAGGAATCTGAACAGCCAGGAACAACATTTATAATAACACTTCCTGCAATAAATGGAGCAGGAGTTCAACAGCAGAAATAG
- a CDS encoding universal stress protein: MKILVPVDGSKYSEEALKIAIDYAKTKGANICLINVIPYIEGIDLEISASERDRLIKSLEKRGEYIVQQACGILAAEDIIATCRHIVASVSIPDAIIDYAEKEKIDLIIIGSRGLSKSSRFKLGSVASKVVRHAPCSVYVVKLPE, from the coding sequence ATGAAAATACTTGTACCTGTTGATGGTTCAAAATATTCTGAGGAGGCACTTAAGATTGCGATAGATTATGCAAAGACAAAGGGAGCAAATATATGTCTTATTAATGTTATTCCATATATAGAGGGTATAGACCTTGAAATTTCGGCTTCAGAAAGGGATAGGTTAATAAAAAGCCTTGAAAAACGAGGCGAATATATCGTTCAGCAGGCATGCGGGATTTTAGCTGCTGAAGATATAATTGCCACGTGCAGGCATATAGTTGCTTCCGTGTCAATCCCTGATGCCATAATAGATTATGCTGAAAAGGAGAAGATAGACCTTATAATCATTGGAAGCCGAGGTCTTAGTAAATCATCAAGATTCAAGCTTGGCAGTGTTGCATCAAAGGTGGTGAGGCATGCTCCCTGCTCTGTATATGTTGTTAAACTTCCAGAATAA
- a CDS encoding sulfite exporter TauE/SafE family protein, producing the protein MSFPRRLYNFFLAGSRAHARWDYEVSMNIIKNRKKLLILMILSLPILAVTFTEAGSVLGGKTAYAPAFYSTKIFLISIAVGLVAGLITGCIGAGGGFIITPALMAAGVKGILAVGTDVFHIFAKAIMGTTVHKKLGNVSVKLALWFLVGSAFGTTVGGAINKGLYNKDPLLSEAFISTVYALLLGFLGFYALGDYLRSRKGGAGKGAHSGPDTTPALALKIQAIKIPPLITFDEHLVSGGRKISAIFLIIGGFIVGMLAAIMGVGGGFITFPMFVYLFGVSATTTVGTDILQIIFTAGLASIAQYAIYGYVFYTLAMGMLIGSLIGIQVGALVTKVVKGSHILGFYAVSILAGFVNRASTLPKKMVELEYLKISKSTVGAIEFVGNIIFWIVVGIFGIWVVGKFFTNIKKLRGEE; encoded by the coding sequence ATGAGTTTCCCGAGAAGGTTATATAATTTTTTTCTGGCTGGTTCTAGGGCCCATGCTAGATGGGATTATGAAGTCTCAATGAATATCATCAAGAACAGAAAGAAGCTTCTTATATTAATGATACTTTCATTGCCTATCCTTGCTGTAACCTTCACAGAGGCAGGTTCAGTTCTTGGTGGTAAAACAGCCTATGCACCAGCCTTTTATTCTACAAAGATCTTTCTCATCTCCATAGCTGTAGGCCTCGTAGCAGGACTCATAACCGGGTGTATAGGAGCTGGTGGAGGATTTATCATCACGCCAGCACTGATGGCAGCTGGTGTGAAAGGTATTCTTGCAGTTGGAACTGATGTTTTTCATATATTTGCAAAGGCAATAATGGGAACGACGGTTCATAAAAAACTCGGTAATGTTTCTGTAAAATTAGCATTATGGTTCCTTGTGGGTTCTGCCTTTGGCACAACCGTTGGAGGTGCGATTAATAAAGGTCTTTATAACAAGGACCCTTTGCTGAGCGAGGCATTCATAAGCACTGTTTATGCTTTACTGCTTGGATTTTTGGGTTTTTATGCCCTTGGAGATTATCTGCGTTCCAGAAAAGGTGGTGCTGGAAAAGGGGCTCACAGCGGACCTGATACCACACCGGCTCTTGCACTGAAGATCCAGGCAATAAAGATTCCACCACTTATTACATTTGATGAACACTTAGTATCTGGTGGCAGAAAGATTTCTGCCATATTCCTGATTATCGGTGGATTTATTGTTGGAATGCTTGCTGCTATCATGGGTGTGGGTGGAGGGTTTATTACCTTTCCGATGTTTGTTTATCTCTTTGGTGTTTCCGCTACAACTACAGTTGGTACAGATATACTCCAGATTATCTTCACAGCAGGTCTTGCATCCATTGCACAGTATGCCATATATGGATATGTATTCTATACACTTGCCATGGGAATGCTCATAGGTTCTCTGATAGGTATCCAGGTAGGCGCACTTGTTACCAAGGTAGTTAAGGGTTCCCATATATTAGGCTTTTATGCAGTATCAATACTTGCTGGATTTGTAAACAGGGCAAGTACTTTGCCTAAAAAGATGGTTGAGCTTGAATATCTTAAGATTTCAAAATCTACTGTTGGAGCTATAGAGTTTGTGGGTAACATTATCTTCTGGATAGTTGTTGGCATCTTCGGCATATGGGTTGTCGGCAAGTTCTTTACAAATATCAAAAAATTAAGAGGGGAGGAGTAA
- a CDS encoding anion transporter, whose amino-acid sequence MYTLTVIIFLLTYAGIAIGEIPGLALDRTGIAILGAIAMVASGVMSTEEAIMAIHFPTILLLYSLMVISSQFRLGGFYTWIALKIAGLTDRPWRFLFIMMLASAGLSSLLTNDIICFAFTPVITVSAIKAGLNPVPYLIGLALSANIGSAVTIIGNPQNMLIGQLGRLPFGEFILWCLPPSVFSLMGAYLILKVLYSKKIFIQPPNILQPAYQSEAFPPFNRHQSTKGIIALLLLIVMFFTPVSREVSAIVIAGLLLCSRTMRTRSILANIDWHLLTLFAALFIVIQAIEIIHLPERILSFLEDRGMSLHNLYNLTIISTVVSNLVSNVPATMLLTRFLEQGVYEQWYVLAISSTYAGNLIVIGSIANLIVFETASNYGVKITFTEHARAGVPVTLLSLLITGLWIFFNS is encoded by the coding sequence TTGTATACCCTTACAGTCATAATCTTTCTGCTCACCTATGCAGGCATAGCTATAGGTGAGATACCCGGCCTTGCCCTTGACAGGACAGGCATTGCCATACTTGGTGCAATTGCAATGGTTGCCTCTGGTGTTATGAGTACAGAGGAGGCAATCATGGCAATCCATTTTCCGACCATACTGCTCCTTTATTCTTTAATGGTGATCTCTTCCCAGTTCAGACTTGGTGGTTTTTACACATGGATTGCCCTTAAGATTGCCGGTCTTACTGATAGACCCTGGAGATTTCTTTTTATAATGATGCTTGCCTCTGCAGGACTTTCTTCACTGCTTACCAACGATATTATATGTTTTGCCTTTACACCGGTTATCACCGTTTCAGCAATTAAGGCGGGTCTGAATCCTGTACCCTATCTAATAGGGCTTGCACTTTCAGCAAATATTGGTTCAGCAGTCACAATAATCGGAAATCCACAGAATATGCTTATAGGACAGCTTGGAAGACTTCCCTTTGGAGAGTTTATCCTGTGGTGTCTTCCACCTTCAGTTTTTTCGCTCATGGGAGCTTATTTAATACTAAAGGTTCTTTATTCTAAAAAAATATTTATTCAACCCCCTAATATCCTTCAGCCTGCTTATCAGTCTGAAGCCTTCCCTCCCTTCAACAGGCACCAGAGCACAAAGGGAATAATTGCACTACTTCTGCTCATAGTAATGTTCTTCACACCTGTTTCAAGGGAGGTGAGCGCAATTGTAATAGCAGGACTTCTTCTCTGCAGCAGGACCATGAGAACAAGGTCAATACTTGCAAATATAGACTGGCATCTCCTTACTCTCTTTGCTGCACTTTTTATAGTTATCCAGGCAATAGAGATAATTCATCTTCCAGAGAGAATACTCAGTTTTCTTGAGGACAGAGGGATGAGCCTTCATAATCTTTATAACCTTACCATTATCTCAACAGTTGTAAGCAATCTCGTAAGCAATGTGCCTGCCACTATGCTCCTGACCAGATTTCTTGAGCAGGGTGTTTATGAGCAGTGGTATGTCCTTGCAATTTCAAGTACCTATGCTGGAAATCTTATTGTCATTGGAAGTATTGCGAACCTTATAGTCTTTGAAACAGCCTCAAATTATGGAGTGAAGATTACATTCACAGAGCATGCAAGGGCTGGTGTACCTGTCACTCTCTTGAGTCTTTTAATAACAGGACTATGGATATTTTTTAATTCTTAA
- a CDS encoding carbonic anhydrase: MFLLSSIIFVIFFIPLAFASSQKGEEAYTRLMDGNRRFISGNISKKDLGELKRRELAKGQHPVAIVVTCSDSRVPPEIIFDQGLGELFVIRVAGNVVDPVALGSIEYAAEHLHVPLLIVLGHSNCGAVTAAVDAKGKTEGNIGAIVKKILPAVRKAEAKGGSREEIISRAIRENVLLVQEEIQQNSPVLKGLIERGALKLVGAVYDISSGAVEIIK; encoded by the coding sequence ATGTTCTTGTTATCTTCGATTATCTTTGTTATATTTTTTATTCCCCTTGCCTTTGCATCATCGCAGAAGGGTGAAGAGGCATACACAAGATTAATGGATGGAAACAGGCGATTTATTTCAGGCAATATTTCAAAGAAAGACCTTGGAGAATTGAAAAGAAGAGAGCTTGCAAAGGGTCAGCATCCCGTTGCTATAGTTGTAACCTGTTCAGATTCAAGGGTTCCACCAGAAATAATCTTCGACCAGGGTCTTGGAGAATTGTTTGTTATCAGGGTAGCTGGAAATGTTGTTGATCCCGTGGCACTGGGAAGTATTGAGTACGCTGCTGAACATCTTCATGTGCCTCTCTTAATTGTTCTTGGACACTCCAACTGTGGAGCGGTAACAGCCGCTGTTGATGCAAAGGGTAAAACGGAGGGCAACATTGGAGCAATTGTAAAGAAGATACTTCCAGCTGTAAGGAAAGCTGAGGCAAAAGGTGGAAGCAGAGAAGAGATAATTTCACGGGCAATAAGGGAGAATGTGCTACTTGTTCAGGAAGAGATCCAGCAGAATAGCCCTGTATTAAAGGGCTTGATTGAAAGAGGAGCTCTTAAGTTAGTGGGTGCAGTGTATGATATATCAAGTGGTGCTGTAGAAATCATAAAATAG